The Thalassotalea psychrophila genome window below encodes:
- a CDS encoding PilZ domain-containing protein, with the protein MSIERRFHPRKDVSFSVSIVLTTSELNIESTAVNLSRSGIQLSVDKTSVDLILEQGTHPTQFKIQLTDNNVDLFTVRLVVNRRISQNQFLLGLKFIDISVEQLATIDTLLNH; encoded by the coding sequence ATGTCGATTGAAAGAAGATTTCATCCTAGAAAAGATGTAAGTTTTTCTGTATCTATCGTCTTAACAACTAGTGAGCTCAATATAGAAAGTACGGCTGTCAATTTATCCCGTTCAGGCATCCAACTAAGTGTAGATAAAACTTCTGTTGATCTCATTTTAGAGCAAGGCACTCACCCAACACAATTTAAAATACAGCTAACCGATAATAATGTTGACCTATTTACAGTACGCTTAGTTGTAAACCGTCGCATATCTCAAAATCAATTTCTGTTAGGTTTAAAATTTATCGATATTTCAGTCGAGCAACTAGCTACAATTGATACTTTACTAAATCACTAA